In Streptomyces sp. 840.1, one DNA window encodes the following:
- a CDS encoding alpha/beta fold hydrolase, which translates to MSRLSPKHRSTYRALSALALLTLTAGAVTACGDSDPAPKSAASHPAAASRPAASHPAASPAAAAGASKLRMITNEGHRVAFHVTQGNGRTIVLDSGGGEDSSYWNDLVPRLHADTGATVITYDRPGLGKSDVVPGPWKVESAVSDLEAGLHQLGVRGNVTLVSHSQAGEIANYFAKENPKMLSGAVLVDANLPQLFTDEEIARLAAASAPQVAAAKKDPDDPKNRQLLSTAASYVPMHRAFHKVVWPDGVPATYIVSEKTPLEASPVDAQRWRDAATLFVKSGPDRTLVTAEGSSHDVPKDRPDLVLKEIEGMVATPAS; encoded by the coding sequence ATGTCGCGCCTTTCCCCGAAGCACCGGTCCACGTACCGCGCTCTGTCGGCCCTCGCCCTGCTGACCCTGACCGCCGGTGCCGTCACGGCCTGTGGCGACAGCGACCCCGCCCCGAAGTCCGCCGCCTCGCACCCGGCCGCCGCCTCCCGGCCCGCCGCCTCGCACCCGGCGGCCTCTCCGGCGGCCGCGGCGGGCGCGTCGAAGCTGCGCATGATCACCAACGAGGGTCACCGCGTGGCCTTTCACGTCACCCAGGGCAACGGCCGCACGATCGTCCTGGACTCGGGCGGCGGCGAGGACTCCTCCTACTGGAACGACCTCGTCCCCAGGCTCCACGCGGACACCGGCGCCACCGTCATCACGTACGACCGGCCCGGACTCGGCAAGAGCGACGTGGTGCCCGGACCGTGGAAGGTGGAGAGCGCGGTCAGTGACCTCGAAGCGGGGCTGCACCAGCTGGGTGTCAGGGGGAACGTGACCCTGGTGTCCCACTCCCAGGCCGGGGAGATCGCGAACTACTTCGCGAAGGAGAACCCGAAGATGCTCTCCGGCGCCGTCCTGGTCGACGCCAATCTGCCCCAGCTCTTCACCGACGAGGAGATCGCCCGTCTCGCGGCGGCGAGCGCGCCCCAGGTGGCCGCCGCGAAGAAGGACCCCGACGACCCGAAGAACCGCCAGCTCCTGTCCACCGCGGCGAGCTACGTCCCGATGCACCGTGCCTTCCACAAGGTCGTCTGGCCGGACGGAGTGCCGGCCACGTACATCGTCTCGGAGAAGACCCCGCTCGAGGCGTCCCCCGTGGACGCCCAGCGCTGGCGCGACGCCGCCACCCTCTTCGTCAAGAGCGGGCCCGACCGGACGCTCGTCACCGCCGAGGGCAGTTCCCACGACGTCCCGAAGGACCGCCCCGATCTCGTGCTCAAGGAGATCGAGGGCATGGTCGCCACCCCG
- a CDS encoding DinB family protein, translating to MPERDDLIALMTDQRTNFLYTVANLDDARARTRTTDSELTLGGLVKHLAQVQRTWLAVVDGTAPAQVEWADLDPDGNRMSEADTLPALLDAFHAAAVEFDRTVREEADLDRQVTLPAYPWSPPEPITWTVRHVLWHVFREIAHHSGHADIIREALDGASTTAKMAEAASRGQ from the coding sequence ATGCCGGAACGTGATGATCTCATCGCGCTCATGACCGATCAGCGCACCAACTTTCTCTACACCGTCGCGAATCTCGACGATGCGCGGGCCCGGACCCGTACGACCGACAGCGAGCTGACGCTCGGCGGACTGGTGAAGCACCTGGCCCAGGTGCAGCGGACCTGGCTGGCCGTGGTCGACGGCACGGCCCCGGCTCAGGTCGAGTGGGCCGACCTCGACCCCGACGGCAACCGGATGTCCGAGGCGGACACCCTGCCCGCGCTGCTCGACGCATTCCACGCCGCGGCAGTCGAGTTCGACCGTACGGTGCGCGAGGAGGCCGATCTCGACCGTCAGGTCACCCTGCCGGCGTACCCCTGGTCGCCCCCGGAGCCGATCACCTGGACCGTGCGCCACGTCCTGTGGCACGTCTTCCGGGAGATCGCCCACCACAGCGGCCACGCCGACATCATCCGCGAGGCTCTGGACGGCGCCAGCACCACGGCGAAGATGGCCGAGGCGGCGTCCCGGGGGCAGTAG
- a CDS encoding SDR family oxidoreductase — MKPTALVTGAARGLGAAIARQLATRGHHVIVNYRTGEAEAAELVRSIESTGGSASSAGADVTDPAAVDALVTGILAAHGRIDTVVAAANTAPPPFAALSDLSWADFAAKVTDELAGAFHVTKRVLGPMRAQGAGRIIYLGSTAADYAGDGRLAHGTAKSALATFARHVAAESARHGVSVLVVAPGAVRTPATAELLTDERVALLGRESVLGRMLEPDDVAAAVALAADPVLAVATGTTLRVDGGWSVLVGGPAGRPA, encoded by the coding sequence ATGAAACCGACCGCACTCGTCACCGGCGCCGCCCGTGGCCTGGGGGCGGCCATCGCCCGGCAACTCGCCACGCGCGGCCACCACGTGATCGTCAACTACCGCACCGGTGAAGCCGAAGCGGCCGAGCTCGTGCGCTCCATCGAGTCCACCGGCGGCAGCGCGTCGAGCGCCGGGGCCGACGTCACCGACCCGGCCGCCGTCGACGCACTGGTGACCGGGATTCTCGCCGCCCACGGCCGGATCGACACCGTAGTCGCGGCCGCCAACACCGCCCCGCCGCCCTTCGCCGCGCTGAGCGACCTGTCATGGGCGGACTTCGCGGCCAAGGTCACCGACGAGCTCGCCGGCGCCTTCCACGTCACCAAGCGCGTCCTCGGGCCGATGAGGGCGCAGGGCGCGGGCCGGATCATCTACCTCGGCAGCACCGCGGCGGACTACGCCGGCGATGGCCGGCTCGCGCACGGCACCGCGAAATCCGCGCTGGCCACCTTCGCCCGCCACGTCGCCGCGGAGAGCGCACGCCACGGCGTCAGCGTGCTCGTCGTCGCCCCCGGGGCCGTCAGGACGCCCGCCACCGCCGAACTCCTGACCGACGAGCGCGTCGCCCTCCTCGGCCGCGAGTCCGTGCTGGGCCGGATGCTGGAGCCGGACGACGTCGCCGCCGCGGTCGCACTGGCCGCCGACCCCGTACTCGCCGTGGCCACCGGTACGACGCTGCGGGTCGACGGCGGCTGGTCCGTCCTCGTCGGCGGCCCGGCCGGCAGACCCGCCTGA
- a CDS encoding helix-turn-helix domain-containing protein: MGDVFHKDCPAREVLGHLAGRWTILILTALLAEPLRYHELRTVVAGISDKSLAATLRSLQQDGLVHRRVGTGQPPSVTYSVTGLGRGAAAALEPLLQWIRANATDITARRET; encoded by the coding sequence ATGGGTGACGTGTTCCACAAGGACTGCCCGGCGCGCGAGGTGCTGGGACACCTCGCCGGCCGATGGACGATCCTGATCCTCACGGCGCTGCTGGCCGAGCCGCTCCGCTATCACGAGCTCCGCACGGTGGTCGCGGGCATCAGCGACAAGAGCCTCGCGGCCACGCTCCGCTCACTCCAGCAGGACGGGCTGGTGCACCGCCGCGTCGGTACGGGCCAGCCGCCGTCCGTCACGTATTCGGTCACCGGTCTGGGCCGGGGTGCGGCGGCGGCGCTGGAGCCGCTGCTGCAGTGGATCCGTGCCAACGCGACGGACATCACGGCACGCCGCGAGACCTGA
- a CDS encoding DMT family transporter, whose product MNDQGTAAEPAAAVALPEAVTALGEPGGPAPAGGRGVALAPVALVVAGGLSVQFGAAVAVLLMPKAGALGVVTLRLAAAALVLLVVCRPKLRGHSRADWGTVLAFGVAMGGMNTLFYQAADRIPLGAAVTLEVLGPLALSVFASRRLVNVVWAALALGGVILLSGGGFDRLDPVGAAYALGAGAMWAAYIIFSARTGRRFPQADGLAMAMVVAALLSLPLGIVESGSKLLVPSTLGLGAAVALLSSVLPYTLELMALRRLPAPTFAILMSLEPAIAATAGFLILDQALTTTDALAIALVIGASMGAVRSQVGGRRKSGGGRKPGGGRPPARES is encoded by the coding sequence GTGAACGACCAGGGCACCGCCGCAGAACCGGCCGCCGCAGTCGCACTGCCGGAGGCGGTCACCGCCCTCGGCGAACCAGGCGGCCCGGCTCCCGCCGGAGGGCGCGGAGTCGCGCTCGCCCCGGTCGCCCTGGTGGTCGCGGGCGGCCTCTCCGTGCAGTTCGGCGCGGCGGTCGCGGTCCTGCTGATGCCGAAGGCCGGCGCCCTCGGTGTCGTCACCCTGCGACTGGCCGCCGCCGCGCTCGTCCTGCTCGTCGTGTGCCGCCCCAAGCTGCGCGGCCACTCGCGCGCCGACTGGGGCACGGTGCTCGCCTTCGGCGTCGCGATGGGCGGCATGAACACGCTCTTCTACCAGGCCGCCGACCGCATCCCGCTCGGCGCGGCCGTCACCCTGGAGGTGCTCGGACCGCTCGCCCTGTCGGTGTTCGCCTCGCGCCGCCTGGTCAACGTCGTCTGGGCGGCCCTCGCGCTGGGCGGGGTGATCCTGCTGAGCGGCGGGGGCTTCGACCGGCTCGATCCGGTGGGCGCCGCGTACGCACTCGGCGCGGGAGCCATGTGGGCGGCGTACATCATCTTCAGCGCCCGCACCGGCCGCCGCTTCCCGCAGGCCGACGGGCTGGCCATGGCCATGGTGGTGGCCGCCCTGCTCTCGCTCCCGCTCGGCATCGTGGAGTCCGGCTCGAAGCTCCTGGTGCCCAGCACGCTCGGCCTGGGCGCGGCGGTCGCGCTGCTGAGCTCGGTGCTCCCGTACACCCTCGAACTCATGGCGCTGCGCAGGCTGCCCGCGCCCACCTTCGCGATCCTGATGAGCCTGGAACCCGCCATCGCGGCCACGGCCGGCTTCCTCATCCTCGACCAGGCACTCACCACCACGGACGCCCTGGCCATCGCCCTGGTCATCGGCGCGAGCATGGGCGCGGTACGCAGCCAGGTGGGGGGCCGGCGGAAGTCGGGCGGCGGGCGGAAGCCGGGCGGCGGTCGGCCTCCTGCCCGGGAGTCCTGA
- a CDS encoding LysR family transcriptional regulator yields MSTGQGTGRGAGRGVELRHLRAFLAVADESSVTRAAARLRLTQPAVSRTLAALERHLGIRLVDRSTHHLALTPEGVVFRDKAAAAVAAFDEAIDPGGLRRWPLRLGHAWSAFGRYTTPLLRSWQERYPQTPLELLRIDDRTAGLTRGEVDAALLRGPVEAPGLLTEVLFDEERVAAVAADGPLAARPALRLADLATGTVVLNTVSGTTTPDLWPPAARPAATLTVANTDDWLTAIAAGRGAGVSTASTAAMHPHAGVAYRPLTDAPAVPVLLARRDAPGHPALADLAALAREIVARDVPE; encoded by the coding sequence ATGAGTACTGGACAGGGCACGGGCCGGGGCGCCGGACGCGGGGTCGAGCTCCGCCATCTGCGGGCGTTCCTCGCGGTGGCCGACGAGTCCAGCGTCACCCGGGCCGCCGCCCGGCTCCGGCTCACCCAGCCCGCCGTCTCACGGACCCTCGCCGCCCTGGAGCGCCACCTCGGCATCCGGCTCGTCGACCGCTCCACCCACCACCTGGCCCTCACCCCCGAGGGCGTCGTCTTCCGCGACAAGGCGGCCGCCGCCGTGGCCGCGTTCGACGAGGCCATCGACCCCGGCGGGCTGCGGCGGTGGCCGCTGCGGCTCGGGCACGCCTGGTCCGCGTTCGGCCGGTACACCACACCGTTGCTCCGCAGCTGGCAGGAGCGGTACCCGCAGACCCCGCTCGAACTCCTGCGGATCGACGACCGCACCGCCGGGCTGACCCGGGGCGAGGTCGATGCCGCACTGCTGCGCGGCCCGGTCGAGGCGCCCGGCCTCCTCACCGAGGTGCTGTTCGACGAGGAACGGGTCGCCGCCGTGGCGGCCGACGGCCCGCTCGCCGCCCGCCCCGCGCTCCGGCTGGCCGACCTGGCGACCGGCACCGTCGTCCTGAACACCGTCTCCGGCACCACCACCCCCGACCTGTGGCCGCCCGCCGCGCGCCCCGCCGCCACCCTCACCGTCGCCAACACCGACGACTGGCTGACCGCCATCGCGGCGGGCCGGGGCGCCGGCGTCTCCACCGCCTCCACCGCCGCCATGCACCCGCACGCCGGGGTCGCCTACCGGCCGCTCACCGACGCGCCGGCCGTGCCGGTGCTGCTCGCCCGCCGTGACGCACCGGGCCATCCGGCGCTCGCCGATCTCGCCGCGCTGGCCCGGGAGATCGTGGCGCGGGACGTCCCGGAGTAG